The window CTGACATTTATAGCAGCCACATCAAACATACATCAAACATACATACCACATATGTCACAAAGTTTCATTCCAAGCACTTACTTTGCTTCCATATGCAACAAGTTGTCAGATTTCTAGACTGTAGCCATATTAAATCTGTTTGAATTTAATGTGACCAATACACTGATATTGTTGTTGTACCAGGGGTCTCTTAAAGGTGGTCTTTCATTGATTGGCACTTAAGTTAATAGTTTGTCCTTTTTGTGAGCAATTCAGTtacttcaaagtaaaagttcTTACTCATCTggcatttttcttattttttccacttcttaATGTTTATTTAGGTGGAATGCTTCACAGTCTGTATGGATTTAAAAAGActgtctctttgttgttgtctctctttcctccagCATGATAAAACTGAACCTGGGCCGAACCACTCGCTCCATCTATCTGGGTCTGGCATGTCTGTCCCTTGCTCTCCACCTCCTTTTGGCaatattttgtctctctgtcctccagaaTGCCTGTgtcctccccacctcctcttcttcctccataCCAAGAACAGATACTCAGCACCATCAGCCTAtctcccactcctcctcttcttcagctgtcTCCTCCTCACAAAAACTGGCAACAATCCCTCAGGAAGAGCATCACAAACTGAATGCCAAAACCTTACACCctaaagaaaaacttttattcagTGATGCcactgagagggaaaagaaactAATTGGAGCTGGACAAGTAATTCAAAAATTCAGGGGTCATTCTAAGCTGGAGGCGCTGTTCAAGCACCCGCTGTACAACCCGCCACACCCAGAGCTGCAAGAAGATGACTGGCTGCTGAGGGTGAAGATAAATGAACATTCAAGGGatacaggaaatgaagaagaggagggagaagaggagatcAGCAGTGAGAGTCAGTGGTAAGAGAAACAGATGTAGAAAAAAAGATTGATCAATTGCTGGTTCTATGGATGGcactttggtccagacagaAGTAGCTAAACAACTACTGGAATATCCATGAAAGTCTGTGCAGACACTGAAGGTGCCCACAAGATGAAGCCTACTGAGCTTGatcctctgtcttttcttctaGCACCACCATGAGGTTTTGGTTTATTCCTAAGATAGAGAACAATGCTATGTGCTAATTCTAAATATCACAGTAGCTTGCTAACAGATCAAAATAAGATAGTAAATTAGTATATTAATTAGTATGTTATGTGTTTAGCCAAAAATGTTAGTATgctatgctaacatgctaatctGAGATGGGTGAACAGggtaaacatgtttttacctGCTAAGGTTTAGCATGATATAATCCTCACTCTGAGTGCATTAGCAagttgatgttagcatttagctcaaagcatctACCAGTTTGTGCCTACATGTAACCTCACTGAGCACCTAGCATGTATCTTTGTCTGGTTTTAGGATGGACCACGTCGTACTATAATATATTGGGGCCTGCTGTTGCCCCAGTCAaaattttcatgaaaaataactaaaaaaataatatatatatatatatcttattTATCTCAACGTACTGGTGATCTTTTATAAAATTCATTGAACAGCATGAGAAGAAATGTGTGGCTTTAGCTGCTTCATATAGACCTTTAATACAGAGTTTGACTGTAACCTTCAGTGGTTTCCAGATCTGCCAATTTATCACCTTCGCTTACTCTCCTGAAGGCAGAGTTCCAGTCAGGATGAAGGCTATGACAAAGTCACTTGGACGAGAGACGTGGAGACCCACCCTCCCTGGCTTCGCTTCCACCTGGGCATCTCCCGCTGGGAGCTGTACAACAGGAAGGATCCTAACCTGGTCCAGCTGACCCACTATTTGGCAACGCAGCGTATCCTCAGTGCTGgtgaggaaatgtgtgtgtgtgtgtgtgtgtgtgggcaccGGAGTTTAATCTTTCTGTTCCTAAAATACATCCAGAAGTGTCAGCCAGACATAACTGTTTCTCACTGGGACCCTTTGGTAAAATATTGGAAAAACATACTGCAGACATGATTCTTTAAATATTATTCATGTTCTGCCAAAACCTGCACAACCCACTCATGTGAAAACACTTCAGGATTCTGTATTTAACTTTTACTGAAACAAGGCAGCCTGAGGAACCTGTTATCACAACATGTGTTATAACTGGAGTCTAGTTTATTTGATTTCAATATACATAACAATCAAATTGGctcttgctttttttcattttcagtgcctGTCAGTGTCACTATTCCCATGTTTGTCATAGTTTTACACCTTATGTTGGGTTCAAGGCCGCCCACAGATAACATACAGTACTTCACTTCAGAGCGCAACATTGCTCAATAGagcaaaattaaattttgaAACTGACCTAATCTTTACCTTGAATCATCCCCCAGTAGGCTAAGGTTTCATTTAAGTTTGATCATTCAGATTCCTCTTGACACAATTACAAAACACCCTGTTCTCCTCATTTTAACTCCAATCCCTTTACAAAAACAAGCTGGTCTGTGAGAGAGCCAGAGGCAACAGTAAAGTATTCACCCAGTGAATGCAGTGAACTGTGCCAAAGTTCATATTTAGAACAGCAAGGATTACATTTTTagaaacacatccacacatccacacaaagtTACACATGTTGGATGATGGATCCTTAGATACACACCACTTAGGCTCACATCGaattcacacacagcacatttacaCAGAATAAAAGATTAATAAACCCAGGAGCATTCAGCACACTGTTTGATTGCCCACCAATCCTTTTAATTGCAAAACATGAGGTCAGtggaaaatcaaacacagagaagacatgTACTGTAGGCCAAAAACTGGTTGTGAGCTTTGCAATGTGAATGTCTGCATTACATTTATTGGATGGTGGATACGTGACATAACACCCATACAGTGTACTGCCAATGCATTGCAGTAAAAACTATCTTTATAAAGCTtgtaatgttacatttttgtttagaCTGTGTGCAAATGTAGCTGACTTTATGCTTTTGTAGTCTGTGCTGGCGATGTAGTGGACTGCAGTACTGCATTGTATTGTAtggtacataaacacacacacacaattcaaataaaatgcataCGCATAAAGGTTAAGACAAAAGTGACTATTGTCAGAACAAACATCAGAACAATagtgattttatttgttgtcggggttttttttgtttgtttgtttgtttttgtcccatGAAGTTACATTACCTCGTTGAGATGTTTGCTCATCTCAGACACCCCGTCCCTGTCTTCAGCACGCCACACAATGAATAATTCAGTGAGATTTGTGTTATATGGTGCAGATTAAGCACTAATCTCAGCTACAGGCTGATTTTTTGTGACTATGTCAACCATTTTCTTTCATCTATAACACTCACCACAATGTAAATATCTTTAAACATTTGAACTCAGattaatttttctttaatcaaaGTTCTAAACACCTTATACATAAATATGTGAGGATTCAATGTTTATCTCAGGATTTTTATCTTTTGAATTATTTACTGGACAAGCATGGTTTGCAGCAACCAAAGTAATCTCCTCCTCTGAATGTGTGGAACCTTAACGCTGAACCTGGTCAAAGAACACATGCTTTGATTTAACTCATTCACTCTGCCCAGTTGTTTGAAGTGTGGGAGTGGTGGCTTGTGCTTTTTTAGATGAAAGAATCCAAAAGGGCTTTGGTTAATGAGACAAAGCTGCAAACAAGCCTTTGATACACTGAGTGTTTTCTTACGTGTTGTATTGGTAAATTTGCTGGATATAGTTTTTTCGGGTCTTAGGGCTGTAATGTATGAAACGGAGGGTCCAGTGGCAGCTGGTGGTTTAACTAACAGTCTAATAGGCCACCGTGTGGAGAAACAGGTGTATTGCTACCCATGCACATAGTACCAGTGCAGCACTACTGTAATGGTAGTGTATGCAATGATTTTGTTCATCTATTAGTACAATTAATGCACACTTCATATTCACTCTGATCACATATTTCAGTTCAGAAGACAGGAGGCACCCAGCTCAAGCTCGTCATGTCGTTTCCAAACTACGGACAAGCTCTGCTGAAACCCATGAAGTAAGACACagaaatgactgactgatgacAGTGCTTGTGTTGCTCCAGTCCGCTTACGCTAACTCCCAAATCACAACTGGAGGTCACTTTATTTAGTATGTAAATCAGCATACAGGCTCGCGCactcatttttcagtgttttcccagACAATCCAGAGATGCAGAGACAGACGAAAACCTCTTCTATTTCTCCGACTTTGAACGACACAATGCAGAGATTGCTGCCTTTCACCTTGACAGGTAGAGAATCTGTCACATTGTGTCAGCAGGCAGTAACAGTTCTGCTGGGTAGACAGACTTGTCTGTAGCCATCAGGTCAAAGTCCAGCACTAGTGTGATCCAGCTCTTGCTGAtgctctctgtttcttttgttaatatttgtgtgtgtgtatgtgtctgcgtCAGATTGTTGGGCTTTAACAGGGTCCCTCCAGTGGTTGGCCGACTCATCAATGTCACCACAGAGATCAGAGAGATCACCACTGACCGCAGGCTTTCCAGGACCTTCTTCACTTCCCCCGGTATGTGTGACTGTCAGTGTGTATCcatccccccacacacacctgcacttCCACATAGCAAAACTTAGTTACACCAAGCATTAGAACGTACGAACTGCCTGACTGCTAAACAGAAGCTGTCGTCTCTCTGACTCCTGCTAGCGGGGAACGAGTGTTTCTATGGCCAGTGTGAGTACTACTGTTCAACAGAGCATCCAGTGTGTGGTCAGCCACATGCACTGGAGGTTTCCCTGGCCGCCATGCTTCCTGACCTCAGCCTAGCCCCCCGCAGGTCCTGGAGGTCACCATGGAGACGTTCCTACAGCCGCACCAAGCTGGCACAGTGGGTATACCATCTGTcttttattgatattttgtttACAAGTATCAGAACTGCAAAAAATAATGTATGTATAATATGTATACACTTGGTAGTGggatcattttttgttttaaatgttttattttgatggtTTAAACTAAAagtgtttgttgctgctggAGCTTACACTTGAGATGAGTGTATGAATCACGGGTCTTCACTGCCCTCCAGTGGTGTGAGTGCAGCATTGCAACACAACAATGTTACCAACAGATGAGTTAATGTGTAATCAATACTGATGTCAATAAACCTTATTAGTGTGGTTATTTAGGAGCCAATTTCAGCCACTTGGAGAACCATGGGGATATTTTTAACAATGATGTGGACACATTTTCCCTCCTAGTTTGATTTCCAGGCCTGTACCGgtaagtacactatatagacaaaagtatccacaCATatctctttatggggctgtttttcagcgGTTGTGCTTGGCTccttacctccagtgaagggaaatcttaatgcttcagcacaccaacacattgtggacaaagctatgctttcaactttgtgacaacagtttgggaaggtccttttctattccagcatgactgtgccccagtgcacaaagcaaagtccacaAAGACAAGGCTGGATGAGTctagtgtggaagaacttgactggcccacacagaaccctgacctcaaccccatccaacacctttgggatgaactggaacagagattgtgagccaaaccttttggtccaacatcagtgtctgacctcacatttcccacagaaacacttcagaatcttgtggaaagtcttcccagaagagtggaagctggtTTTGCTGCTAagctgtgtatttagaatacaatgccattaaagtccctgctggtgtaatggtcaggtgccccaatacttttgtctatatagtgtatccGGTTTCTTCTACTTTGTACTGTTGTTCCCAGGTGGGAGAAGGACCCGGCATACTGTGACACAGTGAAACAGACGCCTCCTTACAACCATGGCACCAGACTGGTGGATCTCATAGACATGGCTGTACTGGACTTCCTCATGAGTCAGTCTCTCTGTATTTTAAAGTCACCCCTGTAGTCAATAGATTTACAACAAAAGGAGGCTTACAGACAGTCTCTTTTTAAGAGAGGAGggtaaaacactgaaaatatgtcaCTGATAAGTGAATTTCAAACCGCAAATTACAAAATTAGTAAATAAGAATATTATCTAACGTATTGATGCACGATGGCATTATAGCACATTATTAACTTTAtgtcttcttttcatttctacaAAAATGTCTCTCacaaagtcaaaataaacatgaatgttTTCACTCAAAGGCAACATGGACAGACACCACTATGAGACGTTTGACAAATTTGGCAATGAgacatttctgctgcatttgGACAACGGTCGAGGGTGAGTAGCAACTTCTGCTGACTCATTTCAGCTCAGGCAGTTGTAACAACTCATGTCTAGAAGTCAGCTACTCTCTACTCTTATTTACAGGACTTTCTTGTGACTATCTCATCTCATGTTTTCCAGGTTTGGGCGTCATTCTCGGGATGAGCCGTCTATACTAGCTCCTTTGCAACAATGCtgcaggtaaaacaaaacaaaaaaaaatattagctcAATGAGTGACACACTTTAAAAGATATATGGGTGACataaattttaaattgtttttgttcttcaaGAGTGGATGAAGCTGCAAGCTGTACTACAGAAAACAATCAATTCAGTAAATATTGCTGTGTGTATTAAAGGACCCAGAGAGGTTAAGGAAACATGTGTTACTGTGGCTTTTGATCATGCTTTCCATCCACATATGTAGGATCCGTCGCTCCACCCTCCTCCGCCTGCGCCTCTTGTCGCTCCCTCACTTCTGTCTGAGTGATGTCATGCGGGAATCGCTGGCCCAGGATCCTCTGGCAGGCATGgcccccctcctctctgaaaCACACCTCTCTGCTCTGGACAGACGCCTTGCAACTGTCCTGCAGGTGGTGCAGACCTGTCAGCAACACCACAAAGATGTCATTTACAATGACTTGGAGGAATATGATGAGGACAGTGACAAACAACctgactgaagaaaaacaaaaccaataaaTTATAAATAGTTCTCATATAACTGTGTCAAAATAATTTTGTCATATTGTCTGCATATAAAAGTTTAATGACAGCTTTAAGGTCAAAGCTAGTGAAAAGGGAGCCAAAGACTGACAGCTTTGCACATCTGCCTGCAATATTCAAAACTTTAAATGACAAGTAACATTAGAGACTGTTGACGTTTTCCAGTGTTACTGTGTTTCTCAGGTTAAGTTCAATGCAGTTGCATTGCAATGCGTTGCAATACTTTTACATCAAATTCATGTTCCCAAAGTTGCAATGACAGCTAGTCAGTATTTTGGGTcatttcatacatacatacatcaaaaaattaaaaatcccAGTCATGAAATGCAAATATGCAAAGGATTCAACAAGTTTCTCATCGCAATGTCCAATTCAGAGCAGCCCCTCAGCTTTTCATTcccattttcttgttttcaccTGAGGTTGACATGGaacaaaccttaaaaaaaaaaaaaaaaaaaaagcaaatgctgGATGCAAAGGAGGTTACATCTTTAAAGATATTAACCATATAGCTTAAGTTTACCTATTAGGACAAAAATATAACCCATAGAGTGAAACTGTTTTGTAATATTCTTGTTGGACTAAAGCTTTTGTCAGCTTGTTTAACTGACTGTTAGAAATAACGTCTTTTTGTTGTAATTACTTACAATGTCACAGAAGCTTGGTTATTTTACGTAGTATTAATTCTTGTAAATTCTAAATGTACTACACGGCTTCCGCCAGCAGGTGGTGCCGTTCAGTAAGTCTAACACGTTTTGAACAAATGGCTTTAGAGTAACTACTTTTCTGTTGCTCACTGAAGATCCATGCGCTCACTGTAACAGTAACTGAAACTGCAGCGGGTCAGTGAGTTCAAATTCCTGCGAACACACATCTCTCAGGATCccacattaacaccactgagcTTGTGAAAAAAGCGGTCACTGAGGAAAGCAAAGTTGCTGTAGTCCTTTTACAGATGTTCAGTGGAAAGCATCATCACCCACAGGCATTCTGGTGTGGTTCAAAAGCTGCACCATCGCTGACAAAGAGGCTTTGGAGAAAGTTATTAAGTCAGCACAGGACGTTTTAAGGACACAGCTTCcttcactgacagacacactcagaGTCATATCGCCGCGCAGAGACACAAACCAGGACTGCTGCCACCCAGACAACGGTGTGTTCACACTGCTGCCCTCTGGGGGGCGCTGTCGCTCCTTCAAGGTTTCTCACCTCCAGATTCTACAGATTCAGAACAGATTCAATCCAAGAGAAATATTTGGGAATGTGCGAtagattttactttatttcataGGTTTTTATcttactatttatttattccattcttgctgcttttatgtcaagttgtttgttgtgtgttgtttatttatcatgTCTTTTATCTTTGCACTTTTATGTCCACCACAAAAAAAGCTGCATCTGATTTTCGTTGTACAACTGTGCCGTTACAGTAAAGGCATCCTTATCCTTATCCTGGGTGGAGACTGGCGCTCTGTGATGTAACTGAGTCTAACCACTCTTAGCTGCATTGCTTGGAGGATGCAGCCAATCACCTTGATGACCCCTGCTGCCACTGACCGGAACTGCAAATTGtcaaaaggagggaaaaaaaaagtttcactttCCAAACGTCACCGaaaggaggaacagagagagcatTTGTGGGCATATCCACAAGAGACGCTTTGATCTTTGAATGCAAAGACCTGTTTTACAATCCACCACTTCCGGTAAACTAATGATTTCTAGattgtttttttacatatttaatgTAAGATCTATTTGGAGCGTTTCGGCCTGGTGTTGTCTTGCAGAGAAGTGAGGCTAAGCGGCTGCAGCTGACCAACAATGGACCCGCTGGATTTCCTGGAGCCTGACGAACTGCTTCGCTTTTTCCATTGCAATAAGACAGAAATGTCTTGCATGGAGAAGCCGCACACCTTTATCACCCAGCTCAGGGACCACAACCTGATTCCAGAGGACAGATTCAAGGTGAGACACTGGACACTCGCTTGGTgttacctcctcctcctcctcaggtgcTGTGTGGATGAAATGCGCGCTGCTGCGGGAGCGGAAATGCGTAGACAACAACATAGATTTCATTACAGGCGTGTCTCTCTGCAGCGTTTGCTATAACTGCACTGGTTcgtgaaacaaacaaacaaactgtaagTGAATATGTTATTATTTAGACGCAAAGTAGTCATTTAAGAAGTCTCTATTAAGAGCTATTGGGAGGGAAGCCTTGGTTAGTAAAATACTAAACCCGGAATAACTGATTCGTTTGGCTGCTTGGGGGCATCATAAACAAACTGTTCTGATTTAGCAACGAGGGCTAAAATAATGAAGTTTGGGgatagaaaacaaaagtgatgaaaCCTTTTAAAGTTCTGCAAAGATGACGAGCTGCAGCATCTGTTGATATTTTCTTTGCCACTCCTTTCACATGACATGCAGTCATCTTAATCAGTCAATCACACAGTGCAGTGTTCAAGAGGTGAGCAAGCAGGAAACTGAACTGATGAAACTGATGTCTTTGAAACAtactgttgcacacacacatcactgttgAACTAATCATGACGCAGTTTATTGTGCTGTAGATTTTATTCCATACTTTTGTGCGTGTGCAGAAGATCAGTCGCATGAAGAGTAAAGAGAACCTGAAGAAGGCTCTGTATGAGCTTCTGGACTGGTTTGAGACGCAGCGAGCAGAGCACATCAAAGTGTTCTGGGGGTCTGTCTTCAAGGAGACCATCTTGAGCCATTACTCTACCCTGCGGCTGCTGCGCAACAGCCTCATGGACGGTCAGAGTCTCTTTTTTTAT of the Scatophagus argus isolate fScaArg1 chromosome 16, fScaArg1.pri, whole genome shotgun sequence genome contains:
- the LOC124073204 gene encoding extracellular serine/threonine protein kinase FAM20C-like, yielding MIKLNLGRTTRSIYLGLACLSLALHLLLAIFCLSVLQNACVLPTSSSSSIPRTDTQHHQPISHSSSSSAVSSSQKLATIPQEEHHKLNAKTLHPKEKLLFSDATEREKKLIGAGQVIQKFRGHSKLEALFKHPLYNPPHPELQEDDWLLRVKINEHSRDTGNEEEEGEEEISSESQWQSSSQDEGYDKVTWTRDVETHPPWLRFHLGISRWELYNRKDPNLVQLTHYLATQRILSAVQKTGGTQLKLVMSFPNYGQALLKPMKQSRDAETDENLFYFSDFERHNAEIAAFHLDRLLGFNRVPPVVGRLINVTTEIREITTDRRLSRTFFTSPAGNECFYGQCEYYCSTEHPVCGQPHALEVSLAAMLPDLSLAPRRSWRSPWRRSYSRTKLAQWEKDPAYCDTVKQTPPYNHGTRLVDLIDMAVLDFLMSNMDRHHYETFDKFGNETFLLHLDNGRGFGRHSRDEPSILAPLQQCCRIRRSTLLRLRLLSLPHFCLSDVMRESLAQDPLAGMAPLLSETHLSALDRRLATVLQVVQTCQQHHKDVIYNDLEEYDEDSDKQPD